TCCTCAACCCGCCGTCCCTCCCGCGTCGCCGGTCGATGCGGGGGCGGGGGATGATGCGCCGGCCGGCGGTCGGGAGATGCAGGGCGGGGCGGAGGAGCTGGCGCGGTTCGACGCGCTGGGGGAGCACGGGGGGGGGCGGTCGTTCCGCTTCCGCGAGCCGCGAGGTGTCGTAACGGCGTGGACGGTCGACGACGTGCTGCCGGCCCTGGCGCGCGTAGAGGCCGCGGTGGATGCGGGGCTGCACGCCGCCGGCTTCGTCGCGTACGAGGCCGCGCCCGCGTTCGACCCCGCGCTCGCCACGCACCCGCCGCGCGAAGGGCTTCCGCTGCTCCGCTTCGCCCTCTTCGCCAGGCGAGAGGAGGTGGCCGGGGAGGCGGAAGCGCCCGCATCTCCCGAAAGCTACACGCTCGGCGAGTGGCGGCCGTCCATCTCCAACGCGGACTACATGGAGCGGGTGGAGCGTATCCGGTCGCTGATCGCGGCGGGGGACACGTACCAGGTGAACCTCACGTTCCGCCTCTGCGCGGAGTTCGACGGCGACGACGCGGCGCTGTACTCGCGGCTGGCGCAGGCGCAGCGCTCGGCCTTCTGCGCGCACCTGCGGTTCGGCGGCGCGGCCATCGTCTCCGCATCTCCCGAGCTGTTCTTCCGGTGGACGGGGGACGAGCTGGAACTGCGGCCCATGAAGGGCACGCGGCCGCGCGGGCGGTGGGAGGCGGAGGACGACGCGCTGGCGGCAGAGCTGCTCGCATCGCCCAAGGAGCGCGCGGAGAACCTGATGATCGTGGACCTGCTGCGGAACGACGCGGGCCGCATCTCCCGGTTCGGCAGCGTCACCGTGCCGCGCCTGTTCGAGGCGGAGCGGTACGAGACGGTGCACCAGCTCACGTCCACCATCCGCTCGCGAACGCTGCCGGGGACACGGCTCACGGACGTGTTCCGCGCGCTCTTCCCGTGCGGCTCCATCACCGGCGCGCCCAAGGTGCGGACGTCGCAGATCATCGCGGAGATGGAGGACGGGCCGCGTGGCGTGTACACCGGCGCCATCGGCTTCGTCTCGCCGGGCGAGGCGGTGTTCAGCGTTGCGATCCGGACGCTGGTGCTGGACCGGCGCGCGGGGACGGCGGAGCTGGGCGTGGGCAGCGGCATCACGTACGACTCCGCCGCGGGCGCGGAGTTGCGCGAGTGCACGGACAAGGCGCGCTTCACCCGCCGCACGCCCAACGATTTCCGTCTGCTGGAGACGCTGCTGCACGAGCCGGGAGCCGGCTTCTTCCTGCTCGAAGGCCATCTCGCCCGCATCGCATCTTCCGCCCGCTACTTCGGCTTCCTCCTCGACCCGGACGAGGTGCGCGATGCCCTCTCCACCGCTGTCGCGGCGTCCGCGAACGGGGCGATGCGCGTGCGGCTGCTTGTCAGCCGAGACGGCGGGGTTTCGGTAGATGCGCAGCCGTTCGCGCTGGACGCGTCCACGGTACGCATTGCCTTCTCGGCGGAGCCGGTGGACAGTGCGGATGCGCTGCTGTACCACAAGACCACGCGGCGAGATGCGTACGAGCGCCGCGCCGCCGAGCGCCCCGACTGCGGAGACGTGCTGCTGCTGAACGAGCGCGGCGAGGTCACGGAGTCCACCATCGCCAACGTCGTCGTGCGCATCGGCGGGCAGATGTGGACGCCGCCGCTGGAGTGCGGCCTCCTCCCCGGCGTCCTCCGCGCCGAGCTGCTGCGCACCGGCGACGTCCGTGAGCGCATCCTCCATCCCGACGATCTGCACGCAGCCGATACGATCTATCTCGTCAACTCGCTCCGGAAGTGGCGCTGCGCCGAGCTGGTGGACTGAGCGCACTTCGAAAGACGTGGCTCACGCGGAGCCGCGGAGGGCGCGGAGAAAAGCCGAGGAAGAGCGTTGTTCTCCGCGTCCTCCGCGCCTCCGCGTGAGATTCGTTGCCGGAACCAGCGAGGGGAGAACGGCCGGCGCCGATCTCCCCTCGCTCGTTTCATCTACGGTCTCAACCCCGCGTGTTCTCGCCCGACGATCTTCACAGCACGGTGGAGCCGGTGCGGAGGCCGTAGTGGTTGCTCAGGACCGTGGGCGTGCCGGTCGCGGGGATCTGGACGACGAACAGGTGGTCGTACTCCGTGTCGGCGATGTCGGGCACCGTCTGCCCGCTGAGCGCCTGGACGATGGCCGGCACCGTGTTGCTGTGCCCCACGACCACGACCGTCTTGCCACGCTGCGTGGCCATGATCTCGCGCGCCAGGTCCTGCGCGTACGTTGCCGAGTTCGCCGCCCCAATGGGCCGCTCCGTGACCGCCACGCCGCTGGCCGCGGAGAGCGGCTCCGCCGTCTCGTGAGTGCGCTTGTACTGCGTGGTGTAGATGGCGGAGACAGTGGTCCCGTTCAGCATCTGCGCCAGGACCGCGGCGCGTGCATGGCCCGCCGGGGTGAGCGCGGGATCCTGCGGGTCGTCCGTCGCCTTCTCCGCGTGCCGTACCACGATCACGGTCGTGACGCCCGGCACAGGCGCAGGCATCTGCGCGCGCAGCACAGTGGGTGCGGCGAGAAGGGCAGCGGCGAGCGTCGCTAGAGGAAGGAGCCGGGAAAGGTTCAGCGTGCGCATGAGATCGCGGGTAGCGAGAGGAGGGTTGAGAGTCCGCGCGCAGCATACAACGGCGAGCGGAGGGAGGCCAGAGATTCAGCGAGGCGGGTTGTCAGCCGCGGATGCCCCGCCGGCCAGCCGAACGTGGCGCGCCAGCGGCAGGCCCGAGCGCGCCAGCCCTTCCGCGGCGAGGCGGGCGACGGCCTCCGCGCTGGCCGCGGAAAGGTGGGTGTCGTCCTGGTGCCCTTGCGGATACATCGCGAACTCGCCCGGCGAGGACCACGCGTAGAGCCGCTTCGACGCTTCGACGCCAGCGCCGCGGACCATGTCTTCCGAGGCGAGCTGAAGGTCCACGAACGGCACGTGGAGGTCCCTCGCCACCTCGCGCGCCACGAACGGGTAGGCGCCGTGGGTGTCCTCCAGCACGCCCTGCGCGTTCCAGTGCCTGCGCACGATGGAGCTGAACAGCACCGGCGTGGCGCCCTTCGCCCGCGACTCGGCCACGAAGCGCTCCAGGTTCCGGCGGTAGCCCGTGTACGGGTTCGTGTACCGCGCGGGGTCTTCCGTCTTCTCGTCGTTGTGGCCGAACTGGATCAGCACGTAGTCGCCCGGTTGGAGCTGGGCGAGGACGGCGGCCCACTTCCCCTCGTCGATGAAGCTCTTCGTGCTCCTGCCGTTGACCGCGAAGTTGCGCACGCTCACCGTCTCGTCGAAGAACCGCGGCAGCATCTGCCCCCAGCCGCGCTCCGGGTTCGTCTCCGGCTGCGGCCTGTCCGCCATCGTGGAGTCGCCGATCATGTACACGGTCGTGCGTGCGGGCGAGGCAGCCATGACAAGCGCACCGAGAAGCAGGGCGAGCAGAGGTCTCTTCATTCCGTCGAAAATGGGATGCAATTCGACCGTGGATGATGGGAACGGCATCTGGACTGGACAGGCCGTTTACGTGTGAGTACGGGAATCGTGCAATCGCTCCTCAAATAACGCCAGCTAAATACTATCCGGGCTTCGCCCCAACGCCAGACTTCGGAATTGGTTTTAGGTCAATGGATTGGGTGCGACGATATGTTGACGACCGGCTGCTCTCTCCTGTTCGGCAGATAGCTGATACATTCTGTCGCGGAACCTCACCGGAGTTCACTCACTTCGCCAGTCGCAGGGGATAACGATGGAATGGGCAGTCGGAGAATTCCGCAAACTAATGCTAGTGCATCTCGACACTCCGCTGCTAGCTAAAGTGCAACCGTCCGTAGACGCGGTGTTGTGGAAGCTAAATATATGCAAGTATCATCGCGATGAAGCAACTCGCCTGATTCACGGCGAGGTTCCTCCAGATATGGAAGCCGTCGATGTGCTCCAGAAGATCTTGTTTCACGCGACCGGACAAAAAGATCCAAAACCTCTTTGCCTAGCCCACATGTACTCGGAGGCTCACATAATTGCCTTCGCTCAGTCTCTGCATTCGACTGCTGACATACTTGCTCAGGTGATCTGCATCGTACTGGGCATCGATTCAGCTTCGAGGCGAAGAAAGTACTCTCCTGGAATGAAAGATCTCAAAGAGAATGCCGATGTTCGAAGCCGTTTCCCACTACTCCATGAAGCCATCAGACAGCTCCTTACCTCCCCCGAATTTCACTACCTGGATGGTTATACGAATACGGTGAAGCATCGAAGTCTGGTCGACACTCTCTTTACGCTTTCGACGAAAGAAGACCGGCGCGGTATTCGAATTCAATCCTTCGAATACGGCGATCGAAAAATGGAATCCAAATGGGCAGACAATTTCATCGGTAGGGACTTTCGCCGGTATTGGAGTCTGCTGTGTAGTGTAGGGATGAGCATGAACGACGCACTCAGATGACCTACAGCTAGAGTGGAGCACAAGCAATGCGGCGTTTCCAGCGAATGGTTGCCATCGTAAGTCTGCCGCTCCTCGCGTCCGCCTGCTCGCCGGCGTACGTGCTGCGGGCGGGGTGGGAGGAGGCGAAGATCCTGCACCGGCGGCAGCCCATCGCGCGGCTCGTGGCGGACCCGCGCACGCCCGAGGCCAAGCGCGGCAAGCTACAGCTCGTGCTCGACGCGCGTGCGTTCGCGCACGACTCGCTGGGGCTGAAGACGGGGAAGAGCTACACGCTGTACAGCGAGGTCAAGTCCGACACGCTGGCGCTCATCCTCAGCGCGGCGCGGAAGGACAGGTTCCAGGGCTACTCGTGGTGGTTCCCCATCGTGGGCCGCGTCCCG
The sequence above is a segment of the Longimicrobiaceae bacterium genome. Coding sequences within it:
- a CDS encoding phosphoglycerate mutase family protein, which encodes MRTLNLSRLLPLATLAAALLAAPTVLRAQMPAPVPGVTTVIVVRHAEKATDDPQDPALTPAGHARAAVLAQMLNGTTVSAIYTTQYKRTHETAEPLSAASGVAVTERPIGAANSATYAQDLAREIMATQRGKTVVVVGHSNTVPAIVQALSGQTVPDIADTEYDHLFVVQIPATGTPTVLSNHYGLRTGSTVL
- the pabB gene encoding aminodeoxychorismate synthase component I, translating into MQHPQPAVPPASPVDAGAGDDAPAGGREMQGGAEELARFDALGEHGGGRSFRFREPRGVVTAWTVDDVLPALARVEAAVDAGLHAAGFVAYEAAPAFDPALATHPPREGLPLLRFALFARREEVAGEAEAPASPESYTLGEWRPSISNADYMERVERIRSLIAAGDTYQVNLTFRLCAEFDGDDAALYSRLAQAQRSAFCAHLRFGGAAIVSASPELFFRWTGDELELRPMKGTRPRGRWEAEDDALAAELLASPKERAENLMIVDLLRNDAGRISRFGSVTVPRLFEAERYETVHQLTSTIRSRTLPGTRLTDVFRALFPCGSITGAPKVRTSQIIAEMEDGPRGVYTGAIGFVSPGEAVFSVAIRTLVLDRRAGTAELGVGSGITYDSAAGAELRECTDKARFTRRTPNDFRLLETLLHEPGAGFFLLEGHLARIASSARYFGFLLDPDEVRDALSTAVAASANGAMRVRLLVSRDGGVSVDAQPFALDASTVRIAFSAEPVDSADALLYHKTTRRDAYERRAAERPDCGDVLLLNERGEVTESTIANVVVRIGGQMWTPPLECGLLPGVLRAELLRTGDVRERILHPDDLHAADTIYLVNSLRKWRCAELVD
- a CDS encoding rhamnogalacturonan acetylesterase; translated protein: MAASPARTTVYMIGDSTMADRPQPETNPERGWGQMLPRFFDETVSVRNFAVNGRSTKSFIDEGKWAAVLAQLQPGDYVLIQFGHNDEKTEDPARYTNPYTGYRRNLERFVAESRAKGATPVLFSSIVRRHWNAQGVLEDTHGAYPFVAREVARDLHVPFVDLQLASEDMVRGAGVEASKRLYAWSSPGEFAMYPQGHQDDTHLSAASAEAVARLAAEGLARSGLPLARHVRLAGGASAADNPPR